ATACCGACGCCACCGGCACCGACGAGCACAATCTCGAACTTTCGCGTGCGCGGTCACAGGCCGTTGCCAATTTTCTCGCTTCTCTGCAGGTCAGCGCCACCCGCTTCACCATCATGGGCTACGGCGAAGCACAACCCATTGCCGACAATGAAACGGAAGTCGGGCGCGCGCAAAACCGCCGCGTGGAAATCGCCATTATGGCCAACGACAAGCTGAAGAAGGCCGCACAAGCAAACGCGGGTTG
This region of Cytophagia bacterium CHB2 genomic DNA includes:
- a CDS encoding OmpA family protein, encoding TDATGTDEHNLELSRARSQAVANFLASLQVSATRFTIMGYGEAQPIADNETEVGRAQNRRVEIAIMANDKLKKAAQANAG